In Gadus chalcogrammus isolate NIFS_2021 chromosome 23, NIFS_Gcha_1.0, whole genome shotgun sequence, a genomic segment contains:
- the LOC130377189 gene encoding uncharacterized protein LOC130377189 — translation MELKSCLRRTQSLKSVTARSDNRPIWAEGARRDRMASVSQLVARYQNSVEVSTTIEVTQVNNPQTILKQVPQETKTPKTPKTTASAEVSSRHESKAESLPKKAGAREWSLPHTKTNLARSRSMGSLKNCFGSVSDLKSLFESKNDMQPKILHEQSMRAEGPTLPIRAKTTDATPAVNGHAGERQPAQKKKAAPSADSDGHANVDAKANDVKANAHTKEQELIKKQQSNNKERGKSIGGIDLERVGSSHYGKT, via the exons ATGGAGTTGAAGAGCTGCCTGCGACGCACGCAATCCCTGAAGAGCGTCACGGCTCGGTCTGACAACAGACCCATCTGGGCGGAGGGGGCGCGCAGAGACCGGATGGCGTCCGTGTCCCAGCTGGTTGCTAG GTACCAGAACTCAGTGGAGGTTAGCACGACCATTGAAGTCACTCAAGTGAATAATCCCCAAACCATACTAAAGCAAGTCCCCCAAGAG acaAAAACACCAAAAACACCAAAAACAACAGCTTCTGCTGAGGTGAGTTCACGGCATGAAAGCAAGGCGGAGTCGCTGCCAAAGAAAGCTGGTGCCAGAGAATGGTCCCTCCCTCACACCAAGACCAACCTGGCTCGCAGTAGGTCCATGGGCAGCCTCAAAAATTGTTTCGGCAGCGTCAGCGACCTGAAGAGTCTGTTTGAGTCAAAGAACGACATGCAGCCAAAGATCCTGCATGAGCAGAGCATGAGAGCGGAAGGCCCGACTCTGCCTATCAGAGCCAAGACGACCGACGCCACACCAGCGGTGAACGGACACgcgggagagagacagcccGCACAGAAGAAGAAGGCTGCTCCATCAGCTGATTCTGATGGACATGCTAATGTTGATGCTAAGGCTAATGATGTCAAGGCTAATGCTCACACAAAAGAACAGGAG TTGATTAAGAAGCAACAAAGTAACAACAAAGAACGAGGAAAATCGATTGGTGGCATTGACCTCGAAAGAGTTGGTTCATCCCATTACGGTAAAACCTAA